In Haemorhous mexicanus isolate bHaeMex1 chromosome 6, bHaeMex1.pri, whole genome shotgun sequence, a single window of DNA contains:
- the GPHB5 gene encoding glycoprotein hormone beta-5, with amino-acid sequence MKLPWLIPGALLVLLLPGRAAAAAASGLDLRTFVGCAVREFTFLARKPGCRGLRVTTDACWGRCETWEKPILEPPYIESHHRICTYNETRMVTVKLPRCAPDVDPFYTYPVAIRCDCDICSTATTECETY; translated from the exons ATGAAGCTGCCCTGGCTGATCCCCGGAGCTCTGCTCGTCCTGCTGCTgcccggccgcgccgccgccgccgcggcctcGGGCCTGGACCTGCGGACGTTCGTGGGCTGCGCCGTGAGGGAATTCACCTTCCTGGCCAGGAAACCCGGCTGCCGCGGGCTCCGGGTCACCACGGACGCCTGCTGGGGACGCTGCGAGACCTGGGAG AAACCAATCCTGGAGCCTCCTTACATCGAGTCCCACCACCGGATCTGCACCTACAACGAGACCAGGATGGTGACGGTGAagctgcccaggtgtgcccctgaCGTGGACCCCTTCTACACCTACCCGGTGGCCATCCGCTGTGACTGTGACATCTGCTCCACTGCCACCACCGAGTGTGAGACCTACTGA